Part of the Rhinoderma darwinii isolate aRhiDar2 chromosome 2, aRhiDar2.hap1, whole genome shotgun sequence genome, gttactgccatctagtggtctcTATAGCCGGTCATAGATGTATTTgttactgccatctagtggtctcTATAGCCGGTCATAGATGTATTTGTTACTACAATCTAGTGGTCTCTATAGCCGCTTATAGATATACTTgttactgccatctagtggtctcTATAGCCGGTCATAGATGTATTTGttactgccatctagtggcctCTATAGCCGGTCATAGATATATTTgttactgccatctagtggtctcTATAGCTGGTCATAGATGTATTTGttactgccatctagtggcctCTATAGCCGGTCATAGATATATTTgttactgccatctagtggtctcTATAGCTGGTCATAGATGTATTTgttactgccatctagtggtctcTATAGCTGGTCATAGATATATTTGTTAAACGGACGGGgcataaggaaaaaaaataacgttTTGCTTCANNNNNNNNNNNNNNNNNNNNNNNNNNNNNNNNNNNNNNNNNNNNNNNNNNNNNNNNNNNNNNNNNNNNNNNNNNNNNNNNNNNNNNNNNNNNNNNNNNNNNNNNNNNNNNNNNNNNNNNNNNNNNNNNNNNNNNNNNNNNNNNNNNNNNNNNNNNNNNNNNNNNNNNNNNNNNNNNNNNNNNNNNNNNNNNNNNNNNNNNAaaagagagaaaagagagaaaagagagaaaagagagagagaaagagagagagagaaagcgagagagagaaagcgagagagagagagagatgcatCAGACCTCAACCATTCATATCGAACGTAACGATGCCGGATGGCAATTGTCTTTGGACTACCCATGGTCTGGAGGACTTGGATCCAGGGTTAGAAACGGCTTGTGATACCACCCATATCATCTAGATCTAGTGGCAGCTGGGCCTCCTCTGCTGGAACACGAGATACCTGGACCTAGAGGATAGTCTTCTCCAAGAGGGTTGGGTCCAGAAGAACAGTCATAGTCAACTCTTTGAAGTTGATGAGGGACCTCAACAGGTGCATTGTATTGGGAAAAGTCCAAGGTTATGAGAAATGGTTCAAGAGGTGGTACCCCCAAGTGTGGGCTAGGAGTAAACAAGCAGGTTTCTACAAAAAACCGATAAGGAACCCACCACTTAGACCGACAAGTAGAACCAAGAAACCAATAAAACGTTAACAGGGGACTAGACGGGCGAGAAATGTATGTTACCTGGTGGACCACAAATATTGTGTAGTGGAGCTGTTGTCGTTGCAGGAAGGGGTGGAGGTAGTAGAGCAGGGTTCGGAGGTGAGACTCTCTGTTCCGGTGCGGTATAATCACAGCCGTTCTGTACCTTCcaaagcaatgtctggggctgaaGTAACCACCGGACTGCACGTAGCGATTCTTCAACTGGATCTTCTTCAAACTCGGTGGCTTGGTGACAGAAATAGTTAAAGGACCAACTAAAAAGGGAGAAGCACAAATAACATCCAGTAGAGGAAATCTTATGGAACCaatcttaaaaggggttgtccagttaagGAAACCTATTTCCATACACCCTACTAGGAAATACTAAGATAATAGGGGGGGGTCCTCACCTTTTATCCAGATCggggagcggttacatagagcgtctctccctctggaggacctgtcctgtattacacacacaacacattgatatgaatggacactgtgtaatgcttaatttctcctgtggtggcgctgcagggaagttAAACACTTCctgccaggtttcctcacagattacaactgatcgctggggttcgCTTTgtcatcagcttattgtcaagggacccgccTAACAAGTCAGGATTGTACAAAACAGAGAAGCCCGTTAACAAAAAGAATCTAAAAATTCCCCATGTCAAATACAAACTTGTGCTGATTTTTTTCGGGAAATTGAGTAATTTTCCTTATATTCCAAGTTGCCTGGAAGATGGggtggggggtctgtatggctccGTCCACCTTATAGGGGTATTTAAATTTCCACAAAGATAACTAGTTTACAGTAGGAAGAGACGCTCTACAACTCTCTAATAAATTAAttcctcatgtatttcaatatctCTGCCGGCAGTCTCTGAATTCACCATTTCCAGTAAATAGAAATACTGGTCATATGATCCTCACACAGATGAGGGGTTCATTACAAGACACAAAACTACTGTAACGAtccatgcacctgtgtgagcatcacatgaccagaacagGTTTCTATcctctggataaaaaaaaaaaaaaaacaacgaaggttctcattcactgaccaagcagagatcttgagaaaaaaaaaaaaaaaagaaatcaggtgggggaaaaaaaaaaattgtcataaaAAATTCTATTCAGCAACTTTggtttctgggaaagttgggtagccaaccaatatggctgccaacaTTCCTTTCAGGTGTtggcatccagctttcccagaatacTGAACAGCAATGCTGCCTAGCTTTAAGAATTGGGTTTTCATGTATAGGATACCCGTCATTGCCAGGCCAACACATTCCGGCATTATTGGCTTCTATCCTTCTCGCAGACAAAGTGCATCCTGTCCAGCGTCTTAAGAGTTAACTCCGCCAGCGTCAATCCTCCACGGAGCACTGGGCTCTCTCACAGAGCAGGATTATTTAATCAGATTTAACGGACTCTGTTCTACACAGACTGTGAAGATGGCATATTACCCATTTCTTCATCCTAATTGTCTCATACCTCTCCTGGTTACAATCATGGTAATTAGCTAGGGGAGCGGCTGCGGTCCCGCAGGAGAATTTGGCACCGATTCTCTAatcgaaaaaataaaatgaatatccCGTGTTGTAATGTCTTCAGTGGACAAGTCGGCCGCTTCGTCTGAATGCCGGGTAATGACCTTATACGAGCGGATAATATAATGAGCAGATGATAAACAGTTACCCTCCCCCAGATCATACACGTAGTGACCCCAACAACGAGAGCAGCTCATGGTGCCAAGGAATGAGAACAAAGTCCTGTTCACTCTGGATATCCAGGAGGTCTGCCATGCACAAAGTACTGGAAAATAACAAAGTGCCCAGTCACCTTCTACCACACCGCAATTTATATGTAGATAAAATCTACAACAAAAAgtttagtcactgtgtacatacattacttatcctgtactgatcctgagtaacatcctgtattatactccagagctgcactcactattctgctggtggagtcactgtgtacatacattacattacttatcctgcactgatcctaaattatatcctgtattatactccagagctgcactcactattctgctggttgtgttactgtgtacatacattacattacttatcctgtactgatcctgagttacatcctgtattatactccagagctgcactcactattctgctggtggagtcactgtgtacatacattacattacttatcctgtactgatcctgagttacatctgtattatactccagagctgcagtcactattctgctggtggagtcactgtgtacatacattacattacttctcctgtactgatcctgagttacatcctgtattatactccagagccgcactcactattctgctggtgtagtcactgtgtacatacattacattacttatcctgtactgatcctgagttacatcctgtattatactccagagcagcactcactattgtgctgctggagtcactgtgtacatacatttcttatcctgtactgatcctgagttacatcctgtattatactccagagctgcactcactattctgctggtgcaatcactgtgtacatacattacattacttatcctgtactgatcctgagttacatcctgtattatactccagagcagcactcactattctgctggtggagtcactatgtacatacatttcttatcctgtactgatcctgtgttatatcctgtattatactccagagctgcactcactattctgctggtggagtcactgtgtacatacattacattacttatcctgtactgatcctgagttacatcctgtattatactccagagctgcactcactattctactggtggagtcactgtgtacatacattacattacttatcctgtactgatcctgagttacatcctgtattatactccagagctgcactcactattctgctggtggagtcactgtgtacatacattacattacttatcctgtactgatcctgagttacatcctgtattatactccagagctacactcactattctgctggtggagtcactgtgtacatacattacattacttatcctgtactgatcctgagttacatcctgtattatactccagagctgcactcactattctgctggtggagtcactgtgtacatacattacattacttatcctgtactgatcctgagttacatcctgtattatactccagagctgcactcactattctgctggtggagtcactgtgtacatacattacttatcctgtactgatcctgagttacatcctgtattatactccagagctgcactcactattctgctggtggagtcactgtgtacatacatttcttatcctgtactgatcctgtgttatatcctgtattatactccagagctgcactcactattctactggtggagtcactgtgtacatacattacattacttatcctgtactgatcctgagttacatcctgtattatactccagagctgcactcactattctgctggtggagtcactgtgtacatacattacattacttatcctgtactgatcctgagttacatcctgtattatactccagagctacactcactattctgctggtggagtcactgtgtacatacattacattacttatcctgtactgatcctgagttacatcctgtattatactccagagctgcactcactattctgctggtggagtcactgtgtacatacattacattacttatcctgtactgatcctgagttacatcctgtattatactccagagctgcactcactattctgctggtggagtcactgtgtacatacattacttatcctgtactgatcctgagttacatcctgtattatactccagagctgcactcactattctgctggtggagtcactgtgtacatacattacttatcctgtactgatcctgagttacatcctgtattatactccagagctgcgctcactattctgctggtggagtcactgtgtacatacattacattacttatcctgtactgatcctgagttacatcctgtattatactccagagctgcactcactattctgctggtggagtcactgtgtacatacattacattacttatcctgtactgatcctgagttacatcctgtattatactccagagctgcactcactattctgctggtggagtcactgtgtacatacattacattacttatcatgtactgatcctgagttacatcctgtattatactccagagctgcactcactattctactggtggagtcactgtgtacatacattacattacttatcctgtactgatcctgagttacatcctgtattatacaccagagctgcactcactattctgctggaggagtcactgtgtacatacattacttatcctgtactgatcctgagttacatcctgtattatactccagagctgcactcactattctgctggtggagtcactgtgtacatacattacattacttatcctgtactgatcctgagttacatcctgtattatacaccagagctgcactcactattctgctggaggagtcactgtgtacatacattacttatcctgtactgatcctgagttacatcctgtattatactccagagctgcactcactattctgctggtggagtcactgtgtacatacattacttgtaCCATTCATTATGGACTGACTTCCTGTGATTGCCACTCTAGGGGCATAGTAATAAATCCATGGTCTGTATGGGGTCTTGTTGTCCATTCCCCTTTAAGCTTCATGTGTATTTATGACGATTACGCCTGGACATGTAATTATGTGTTTTGCAGTACCAATAAACTAATATGAATTGTATTTGGAGGTGTTGCCCGCTATGATTGTAGGTTGTGTATCCTGTTGACATAGGTATGGGACTTATAGTAAATATTCTGAAGATTTAGTCGATGTGGGTCCCAGTAGCGGATCACTTGGTCATCACCTTATTTTttgagacccttctaacaaaaataaaagaTTACCTAAAATAGACCCATCTCAAAAGATTCTTCTCTTtgtacaatccctacttgttagaagggtcctttgAAAATAAGCTGTCCTCCTGCTGGGAACTTAATCGATCAGCTGTACTCTGTGGGGAAACCAATTTCCCTGTAGCtcccccacaggagaaattaagtattacagtgtccattcatttcaatgtgttgtctgtgtaatacaggacacgtcctccagagagagatgctctatgtaaccgctctacaTTCTGACCAGCAGACGAGGATCCTGAACagcggacccccctctattatctcagaattccctaatagggtaccaGACAAAGCAGTGCCCCCCGCCCCCACCTGACCTACAGACATGTCCAAGCCTGAATGTACTTGTATCCTGTCCGACCCCTCATATTAAGGTTTTCAATTACAATAGAGGCAGGTCGACAAATCTCTGACTGCTTCATCTTTATTCTGACCTTTCGAGCCAAAACACCTTCCATCTGGTAAAATAACGGGAGTGTCAGATGTGACCTTTTAGCTGGACATTCTGCATTCGGAATGCCAGTTCCGAGGGGCGAGATGCTGTCGAAACCCGACATGTTACGGTCCGGCGCGCTCCTTACTTTTGTATACACTTGTGGGTGAGAGAACTAAAAGCGAAAATAAATCTGATGCCCATTcgcaaaatatttaaaaaaagtgagATCTGCGGTTGATCTTGCCAAAAGCATTTAAAAAGGATTTGCTGGGAATGAAcatttagggctcgtccacacgtagtggaattgctgcatattttagaATAGgcggcggaatacagtagcagcagaaaatgaacaaatcccatccacacactgcgtaaaatttcccaccggaaattgacctgcggtgcgtatttttcggaccgcagcaggtcggttcctgctgcggaaagtggacagaattgctgcgtttttccagaGTTGTAATTGCTTGTAATTTCCACCTTTCGCCAGCAGATGGCAGACAGTATTACATCCAGACTgtctaatgtacaacagcctgcggCACAGAGCTGCGGCCGGGAGTTTTTAGCCCCATCACTCCCCCCTCGTGTACTCCATTGCCATCGATCATAAGAAGATGTATAGATTTGGAAATACCTACCAAGAATTGGAGACTTGACCGGGCAATATTGAGTCTTTACCGCTTCGGAGTCCGGAACAAATAAGCTCAGGTTGGTGTAAACGTCTTGGGTTTTGGAATAATCCCATCCGGGATAGGCTCCAAATATTCCCTGGAACACGCTGGAGGCGCCACGTCGATAAAGCAGCAAAATAAACGTCAGCTGGGAGACGGCTAAGCACACGAGGAAACACGGCTTGTCTTTGCGGGCCAGGAACATTGTGCAGGCGGCAGTCGCTTCACGTGTTTAGGATTTGGTGAACTTGGAATGTTTTAAATCTGGGAAGGAATCCAACAGGACGCTCCGACATCCTTACAACACGAGATCCACGCCGAGGTGGGGAATGGAGATGTTCTACCTCGGGGTTTCCTGCGGCATGACCTGCAAATGTCAAAAATTGGAGCGTAAAAATCACATATAAAGTCACAGACttcaaaaaagtaaaagtaaaagcaaaaataattatttgacaTAGTAAGCGATTCTGCGTAATTGTTAAGTCTACAAAATGTCACTTTGCATTAGTTAACTTGTACTCTAGTCAGATCTAGAGCTGCGTTCAGAATTCTGCTGTTCTTCTGTTCGCTCTCGAACGGCAggactcatttatcaaaactgtctgacGATAAAACTggacttgttgcccatagcaaccaatcacaaggcAGCACTCattaaactgctctggaaaaatggcagctgctctgtgatttgtcctgttgtgcacagtaaccaatcacagagcagcttccGTTTATCTAGAGCATTTAATGAAAGCTgctttgtgattggttgctatggacaacagggCCAATCACAGAGCAACTTCCATTTTTCTACAGCATGGTCGGACCCAAAGCCATATCATAGGGAGGGCAAAAGGGGCACCCACCCTTGATGCATCCCTGgccagaccctcaccgatcattcATTACCTGCGGGtagcggaaaacccctttaaagatcagAGACGACCCCTTTCAGTTTACAGCCGCGGGTCGGACTCCAGGACCCGCAGAAAATCGCTGATTGAGCTGGGGAAAGCCGCAGTCAAGAACTACAGTCTTACGTGGCGGCCTATGACCCCTTTCCAACATTTAACGTATATGTACGTCACAGTCAGAAGGGGTACAAAGCGGGCTCAGAGGCTGACCCCGCCCCATACACTGCGTATATTATAACGGACACCTAGCACGAACGGCCAGGATCGGAGATCACTCCGATCCCAGAATAACCGCTTATAAGCCGCGGTctaaggtcagtactattactgactacATTTATTCCACGGGGAAACTGCAGTTTTTTCGTCCCCTTACCTTccaaaaataaggaaaaaaaaaaaaacaaagtcctCACGCCgctcaatcaacagaaaaatatggcgacagtttattattatttttttaagcaaACGTTTTTTCTGTTCTatcgtttttatttctttttagagGTTTGGTAGCGC contains:
- the LOC142743684 gene encoding beta-1,4-galactosyltransferase 3-like isoform X2 — encoded protein: MFLARKDKPCFLVCLAVSQLTFILLLYRRGASSVFQGIFGAYPGWDYSKTQDVYTNLSLFVPDSEAVKTQYCPVKSPILVGPLTISVTKPPSLKKIQLKNRYVQSGGYFSPRHCFGRYRTAVIIPHRNRESHLRTLLYYLHPFLQRQQLHYTIFVVHQAGNATFNRAKLLNVGVREALRYDDWDCLISHDVDLVPENDYNLYVCDDLYPKHLSSAMDKFQYRIRLSGMSMTRTPLNLGRYKMIPHDRDSGNEENSHRHNLLRNTRLNWRDDGMNSLDFHLISREKTLLYTNITVDIGDAPVMPTKARRWQFF